GCCAGGTCCTAAAAAAGGATGAATATCCTCGTCCATTGAATGTAAATATACAgaatctgcaaaataaaatgttacccatatgtttttaaatctttaaactCCTTTCAGGTCGCTAAAACTAAAAGCTAACCCTTTTGATAATGCCGGAGGACCTTGAGGGTTGAAGTATAAGTGCAAGATTTTTGTTTGATCGCTGAATACAACATGAGCCAGAGGTAATCAACATTTTGCAGCCTCATCCTCAGTCATTTGAAGACAACACTGTAAAGTTTAACATTTAGGAGCTTTAATCAACTGTTCGGCCGCTGTACTTTTCTTCCTTATTGCATTTACACAGAACATGatctaaatcttttttttcaagtgtttgaTTCTTTGAAATTTAGATTTAGACTTTGGTTAAGAACATTTTCAACCATTGTACTGTAAAAAGGGGAAAGATTTCTGAAAGCAGGTGTGATGTTGGACAAGATGAACGGCCAATCAGAGGTTCAGTAACGGTTTTCCGAAGAAAAGGGTCTCTGCAGGTCACGCAGAGAAAGGTATTGTGGGTAAATCTGAATAACAAATCAAGTGGATCTGAGCGTCAAGTAAGCTGTTCAATTGATCGGtcaaaagcagaaaagaaaaatcacaagtcagacattttaaactttaacgTGAAAAATGTTGTTGCCTGACAGAATCACAAAGCAGTTTGTtcctcacagacaaacacgTTGAACGTAAATAACCACATTTACAGAAGTGACTCTTAacagaacagaagaaaacacagataacaaaagtgtaactaaaaaacaacacaagaatAAATTACAATCACACACGTTCGTTAAGTGACGATCTCTCTACTTACATTGCCAATGTTGGTGACAGCAGAGGCAGAGTAGAAAGGGTTAAGCTACAACAAATAACTTGCAAATGTCTGCGAAAGAGGTAATTTGGCATTTCAACATTTCCTCTTGCACACTTATTGCTGGTGTGCCGTTGGTTAATCTACCCTAAGGCTgcttataatgttaataatatgaGTTAAAGTATGGTTCTAGTCTTGCTGTTTGTAGggaaaaccatttttttttttattgtgcttgaatacattttttttttatttgttatcgCCCAGCCTTCAGTGTTAAGTGTCATGTGACCATACATGAACTAAAGGCCACCTTCTGGAAGCTCAAACTCAATGAATTCTTCTGCTTTTAAACTCTTGGAGACATTTGGACACGTCTGCAGCTGACAGATTGTCTAAAGACAAACGATGGacacaaataattattatttattattattattatatgtacagaGGTTTCATGTGTATGCATTAAAGTGATGTTAAGCCTCTCTGTCTTGCTGTTGGGTCAGGTAGGGATTAAAGAAGTCTCTCAGGAGGCTCTGGACCCGGGTGGGCTGGGGGTTCCCAGTAGCCGGGACCAGTGCTGGATTCAGAGCCAGGTTCAGGACCTTTGTGGGGTTGAAATCAGCGGACCGGGTCTGGGCAGTGTGGAGACCCTCGATGGCGCTGGACAGCCAGATGAGCCTCTTGAGACTCTGGATGTTTCGGCCGCGGTCGTGCATCAGCTGGTGTTCGGTCACAGCTCGACGACTGcggtgaggagagagagtgagcggTGCACACAGGTCAGTATAGGtcagaaataacacattttatacaGATATAGATTCagatttaaagtaaatgtacaaaagcaacaaaacaaaaataaattaaaattaaataccACAGAAttattaaaatttaaatttaaatttaaattaaaattaaaattaaaattaaaattaaaattaaaatttaaatttaaatttaaattaatgttttctcgtaattattattacatttaagtATGTGAAAACATACAAggaatttttgtttttttgcattgctCTCGATGTAGTTACATAGAAATTAAAAGCTAAGAACAAGGACCACAAAATGAgacaaataaagataaataatagtCAGGACTATTATTTACACAAGTAAGTGAAAAAATAGGTGTATACATAAAGAGCACCAACGACcaacttaaataaaatgtctaaatacaaatgtttctgtaagttgtaaacaatataaacagtgCAAATAAGTAACTATTGAATAGGTggttatatacagtataacagCAAATAGATTACCatctatttaaatgaatgtggtTTTAAGTTTGTAATTTCAAAAACATCAGGAGACATGAATCAAACATCGCCCACATATACAAAGTGATATTTCTATCAATCACATTTCATCAGTTTTACATTTCTCTGAAAAACTAAGTCAGGGAGAAACCTTCTGCTTTTGTTAATCCGCTcagttacacacaaaaaaaatgaatcttgaTGCTTtgatgtaaaacacatttttaaccgTTGTTAATGGACAGTGAGTTGagctttgatgtttttcttcttttgtgagTAGGAAATATTCTTCGTATATTTTAAAGTATTCCTCTAAGCTGCAGCTGATGCACATCAAACATTTTCCCACTGCTACTTTTATTCAGTTACTTCTCATTTAGGGATTCAAAATCATTCAATTCTCTGCACCATGTAAAAAAGATGACATTAGGTGGGAACATGCGTCTCACCTCTCGTTTTGTTGACACTGGCTGGTTGTGAAGACGACGAGAAGCATGACAGCGAGCCACTGCACAGGCCTGAGTGACATCTCCATcttctggaagaaaaacagcaagaaACACTCAAATCAAAACTCTCCatgtgagagaaaagaaagaatttCTACTAACTCCTCATCGCTTGTGACCTGTTCGAAGAAAATAAATTTTTCTTTGCTGTATTTGAATAATTTCTCAATgcaatatacatttatttgtgtagcccaaaatcacaaattagcctcagagggctctACAATCTGTTCTGCATACGACATCGTCTGTTCTTTTGACCCTCGCatcggaaaaggaaaaacaacctCATCAAAAAAACTTTAGCAGAGAATAAAAAGTTCTGAAAATGTGAAATCACCAACAAGAAAAGAGCAAAGATTtgagaaaagtcagaaaaaatctacatttataAATGAGTGCCTGTAAAGAGGAGCTCCTCACAAATATTCATccctttttcttccctttttctgCACAAAACCTCAACAATGACAAACACAACTTGACTGTTTAGCGCCtaaaaaaaggatgaatatCCTCATCCATTGAATGTAAATATACAgaatctgcaaaataaaatgttacccatatgtttttaaatctttaaactCCTTTCAGGTCGCTAAAACTAAAAGCTAACCCTTTTGAAAATGCCGGAGGACCTTGAGGGTCAAGTTTTTTGTTTGATCGCTGAATACAACATGAGCCAGATGTGATCAACATTTTGCAGCCTGATCCTCAGTCATTTGAAGACAACACTGTAAAGTTTAACATTTAGGAGCTTTAATCAACTGTTCGGCCGCTGTACTTTTCTTCCTTATTGCATTTACACAGAACATGATCTAAATAGACCATAAGATGGGTCGAGCACACAGCTGCTGTTCTGAATTGacattgtgttgtattttttctgcCTGTATCAGAATCCAAACGGAccacagctgctgttttctgtgaagaagCAAActactaactttttttttcaagtgtttgaTTCTTTGAAATTTAGATTTAGACTTTGGTTAAGAACATTTTCAACCATTGTACTGTAAAAAGGGGAAAGATTTCTGAAAGCAGGTGTGATGCTGGACAAGATGAACGGCCAATCAGAGGTTCAGTAACGGTTTTCCGAAGAAAAGGGTCTCTGCAGGTCACGCAGAGAAAGGTATTGTGGGTAAATCTGAATAACAAATCAAGTGGATCTGAGCGTCAAGTAAGCTGTTCAATTGATCGGtcaaaagcagaaaagaaaaatcacatgaCAATTAAACTAAATGacccaataaaaataaaaactgctctATTCCCTTTTCTATTCCTCGATTTTCAAAcaaattcatacaaaaataGAGTTATAaagtcagacattttaaaatgttgttgccTGACAGAATCTCAAAGCAGTTTGTtcctcacagacaaacacgTTGAACGTAAATAACCACATTTACAGAAGTGACTCTTAacagaacagaagaaaacacagataacaaaagtgtaactaaaaaacaacacaagaatAAATTACAATCACACACGTTCGTTAAGTGACGATCTCTCTACTTACATTGCCAATGTTGGTGACAGCAGCTCCTCTAATGATCAGACACTAAACTGACTTCAGGGTCGACCTCCGGACCTTTTTATAAAGCcccctgagacacacacacacacacacacacacacacacacacacacacacacacacacacacacacacacacacacacacacacacacacacacacacacacacacacacacacacacacacacacacacacacacacaaacctcccACAGGCTTAAGACTCACAACAGATTCAAAGAGGGGCGTTTGATTTGCCTGTGAAACAAACGTCAGCACCGCCTTCACCTCTGCTACATCTGATTATTTGTGTCTGTGGagtgaaaaatatcaaacattctCCGGGTTATTTGTGAGAACACAATCCCAAACAGCCTCCTGCTCCTCGTTGAGTCTGGGGAGGAGGTTTTATACACTCGCAGACACTCTTTACATAATCAGGTGTTTTTGAAAAGGAGGATGAAATTCAATTGAGGGATTAtcagtttttctattttctggtCTAATCCGTCCGGTTCCTCTCGGAGAGGTTCAGGAGTCTGACAAAGAGGAatttatagaaatgtttttttttattgatgtttgacagctgcagacacacaataGTGAGTCAGGGAGGATAAACTGAACGTCAGCAAACTGTCAGCTCAGGTTTAAACTTTTGGTAGCATCCTCTATGACGccaataacatactgtatactatacctatattaatgcattaaaatcTGCCTATAGCACTGTGTGATTATGGCTGTAAGCAATCATCAATATCCATAATGCTTTATTAAAGTAATCACAAcacattattaaacattttagacTTGTAAGGTCAAATAGCTTATACTTTATAATTGCTGGTCATAGTTGTTATGCATTATCATCACtgttataatatatcataatcagtgttataatgcattttacTCACTGtattaatgcattataatgtgatcATAAGTTAATCTATaagtggtcattgtttgctttaagtaaactctaatttaacaatattttgtgTTACTTATAACctctttttaatgcattataatcaggtaatgatgcattataatcactgtattaatacattataatcactgtattaatacattataatgtgACCATAAGTTACTCTATAAGTGGTCATTGTTCgctttaaataaacatactttttttacaaagttttgTGTTATTTCTAATCTGTTTCTAAtgcattaatatcacattatgaTGAATTCTAATGTGATTATAAATTACTATAAGtggtcattgtttgttttaagtgaaGCAAACAATAACTTTACaactctttgtttgttgttcttgcatagatttaattatatttttcccttacttaaagcaaacaataaacacttaaagtaacttataatcacattataatgcatcatAACGTGATTATACTGCATTATAAACAGAtaagaaataacacaaaactttgtaaaaaaatatgtttattcaaAGCGAACAATGACCACTTGTAGAGCAACTTATGATCACATTATATtgcattataacagtgattaaAATGCACCATAACGTGATTATGATGCAtcatacaaatataataaaatattacaactaTGGCAGTTGTAATGAACTATGATCCTTgcaaaataatgacaatgacTGACCAGCAATTATGATAATTGACCTTATAGGTCATTAGAAAACTCTTTACAATGAGTTATGATTATTGTGATTAGCATTGTTAATATGTCTGAGTACTGATAACTGTGATTATACAGGGCTATAAACAGATCATAAGGCAGTTTATGTTAATAATGCATTAAAGACATTGACGTCATAGAGaattcaaaaacaaacttttctgAACACACAGTTCCGTCTGTAGTCCAGATGCTTGTTGCCTGGagctcctctgcagctccttcacatttaaatccaccacctccaccactaATGAACCTCCGGTTAACTGAAGCCTCTGGTTGCCGCGGAGTCATCACAGTCACCATTAGAGACTCAGTCGTCTTGACAACACCTTCCAGGACTGGTTTCCCTCCGTGAGAAATGTAGGCTGCCATCGGAGGCTCGTGGGCGGAGAGAAGGAGCGAGGATGAGTGATTTAATCCATTAAGGAGTAAATGACGGAGGTGTGAGGAAAGTCAGAGACAAGACAATggacagagaagaaagagaggcgagactgaagagagaaagagaagatggaTGGAAAAAATTCTCATAGCAGAAATCACAGGGCCTGATGATGAGTAAGAGTAATTGTGTTAAATATCACTGGTCATTACTATTGTAATTGTGATATATATGGATAACTATTCTGTTTGAATTCCTGAAATTCAGTTATGGCTTttggttttctgttttgtttgttactGATGGATTTAGATTTCCTTCCCTCACAAAAGAGATTCACATAAAACGATGCAGCATGTAATTTAGTGTCCTTATATTAGCCTCAGTGTTAACTCTTCACTCACTTACAGCTGTATCAGGGCTGTATTAAGTTACGGCTtatgcaaacacaacatttctgaACAAATCATAAATTTGTTGCAGAgggttttttaaaataaaacaccttcTATCCTGAGAGTCTTAATTCAGATAAGGAAAAAActtcacacacataaaaagcCCTTCAACCGTTTGTTGGTCTCAGGATTGAATCTCCGCTCTTTTGCAGATGATGTAGTTGTATTCATTGATACCACCAGCGAACACTGTGGCAGTTTGCAGCGGACTTTgataaagcagcagagaaaccaCAGTCTGTTTGTTGGTCAAAGTCACTGTGGCCACAGTTTGACCTGCTAAAATGAGCTTGTTGACCTGCTAAAGTGTCGGACAACAAGGAAACTCGCTGCTTTGACTTCACAGCTCAGCTTAAGCGGTTTCCATGGAGAAGGTTTTATTCAGCTCTCGGAGAGCAAACTGTTTGCATCAGGAGATAATGCCTTTGATTCATTCATCGAGTGAAAGGTGTGCAGAGTTTGCCAATTTAAGAAATTCCTTCCAGGCGTTTCTAAGATATCCAGTTCACCAGAAAGGtgacagtgacctttgaccacctaCATCTAATCAGTTCCTCTATGAGTCAAGATGGACGTTTGTTTCAATTTGATGAGATCCTCTCAAGGCGTTCATGAGGTTTCTCGTTCACAAGGATCGTCAGGACAGACTGACAACaaaaacctgaaaacataatcaaaatCACAAAGAGTGAAAACATGATGAGATGCATAAAAGTAAATTTACTGTCAACTGTcagcttgtttttattattttgtattaatgtgtttgCAGTTTCAATACAAGGTTTACtatccagtgtttttttgttaaaatctgAATGAGAAATATTTGATGAATAACGTGATAATAACATTTATGGTGATATTTTGGGTCTTAATAATCGTGAAAATTTGAAACCAGCACAACTCTTGTTGAAATGAAAGCAGGCACTTACAAGTCAAATACATCTTCATATTAGTGGCATATCTTAGAGATGACaagttgaaatgtgttttaaatgatttatcatGCTAATACATATCAATAGTATTGTTAGTGATATGGCGGTAAGTAAATTGCTGTCCTGGGCTTTGGGTCGGGGTCATCTCTACCCTTTGACCCCGATGGCAGGCCTGCCTTTAAGACAGCAGGTGtgcatattaaatcatttaaatgatttaattaatttgtgttCCTGAGTATTTAGCAATGATACTGTGCAGAGCTGAAGTATTTCAGAATCAGAAGGTTTAGAGCGGCGCTGAAATGGACCGTCAGAGTTAAGAAAGAGTCTGAAGGGTCTGAAGCTTTTGATTTACAAATCTCACCCGCATTAACGGCTTAGACGCTGAGTGTCACAGAGTCAGAAGTAGTCAAGTATTTCAGTATTTAAGAGTCTCAAATCTGTGACATTCAGTCAAAAGGGATCAATGAGCTTAATGTCTATCACGATGATATTATATTGCCATCGGCTCGGctaaattacagaaaaaaatgtcatcactgtACCTCATCATCTATAACCAGCTTTGATGTATAAATCCGGtgttctgcagcagcaggaccGTCATGGCCACATGGTGGCAGTGTTGCACCGGGTttctgaggaagaagaggtcCACTAGAGCTGCAGGAGACAACAAACCTATTTGTCTGATGTGTTAAATGCTGATGAATAGCGCTTCCTAGAGGTGGAAGTGTTCATTACAGCCGACATTTTCTAAGAACCTTATAGGAACAGAGTGTGCACTGACATGGCTCCAACGGAAAGGTCATGGGGTCATTAACATCTAAAGGaggtacatactgtatatgtttataGCAGTTTCAAATATCAATTTCCCCTCAGTAGCAGCTCTATAAGTTGGTTCTTTTGTCCTGAGGAGATGTCCAACCGGTGCCTTGACACCGAGACCTGACTGAATTAGACTGAATTAGGACCTGACCTGACCAGGGTCAGGTCAGGTCCTAATTCAGTCTAGTCAGGTCTGTTAGAGTCCCTTTGTCTTGCTGCAGGTCTCAGATCAAATCATGTTCACCagatttctctctgtttcagtcTGTTAAGatcaacttctttttttatcagatcTATTTATCCTCAAGTCTGTTTTGATTGAATCTGACTGTCCTAAGGTCTTGTTTTATCATATCAATCTTTACAGTTTATGCTtaggaagctttttttttttttaaatctttgtaaCATGTGAAGCCCTCtagtgtatatttatatataaggcTGTATCTGGCACATCTTGAACTTTCCTTGAGAAAGACTATTGTGGTCAAAACCCCCAACCTTAGTGTGCAGTGCTTTCACCAGACAACTCTTGCACAACCTTTACAGCTAGGCCGTATGAACTCATGACCTCTTATCAAAGGTTGCACATGTCATCTGTCACTTAAACAgacagtatttcatttaaatacctTTTACAGTcataaagaggtaaaaatatCCAGAATCTTTATAAGAGAAAGCTAAAATTTGGTGAAAagttggataaaataaaaaaaaaattcaggtaGATTAGCACTCACATTATCACTGCTTTTAAAAATCTCTTTTAATCTCCTTACAACTCTTCAGGTTTATCCTGCGACCCCTCAGGGCGTCCTGACTCTCTGCACTAGAGGAAGGAGAGATTATCAGGAGTCGACCTGTGTTCAGTGagaatatatctatatctatatctggCAATAAATGGCATAAAGGGATATTTTCTGACCGAGTATTATTGCTCATTGTCACAGATGTTGTCAACATGTATGATCACAGctgtgtttccatggtaacgCAGTGATGATCTAAGACGTCCGCCACATAAATGTGATTTCTGGGATTTGAATCCTGCACAGGAAGCTCTCTGCTGGTAATCGTCCTTCAACCACATCTCTGTGAAAATAATATCTACTTTCTGAACTTTTGATTCACACttgacacaaagacaggaagagagatcACCATGGTGACACATGAGATTTTTCACAAACTTTAGACATTTTCTGGGCACGTCAAACTGGTAATAGGCCCCAGGTTAAACCCAGGaaacacttatatatatatatatatatatatatatatatatatataaatatatatatacatatatatatgtgtgtgtatacttaTATACCTAAACTTATATACCTAAAGTCACTGTTGGTTTTGGTATTTCCatagtttttcatttcattgttgaGAATAAGGAATATCACCAGACTTAAATCTTAAAGTGGACATATCATGCAAAACTCTCTTGTGCttgtttacatacatttggGTTTCTGGAGTTCCTACCAatccacaaactgtgaaataagagaAACCAGTCAGATTTTTTGTTGGTTTCCTAAATCAGAAAACCTGATTAACTCAGCATGCCAATTAGATCTGGATCCCCTTCCTACATCCCATGCAAGCAAATTAGAATATACCGCAACAATTGAGTGTCTCCACCCAATCTTATTGGAAAGGTTTTTTGCAAAGGTGAGGCATATTTTTTTAtcgcaagccaatcagagcagttTGGAGTTTTTCGGGTGGGCTTTCTAAAAGGACCCGGCTTCTAAAACTGGTCGTTTCGGACAGAGGTTGAATACaagtatattcagacagacagtatgagaacaattaagtgttttttttagcattaagGTCTGTAAACATCTTCTGGTAGAAACCAGGAATACAAATATGTACCTGAGAATGACCACGATATGTCCTCTTTAATCCTTCATCGTAATCTCTTGAGACTGCTCTCTTTATTAACAAACTCTTGACTCAAGCATTCTGTGATTTCCAGTTCAAAGTgcaatgttaataataatttatgagGTGTTACGATCATTCTTCTCCCAGAAGAAGCCATTCATTCAGTACCTGAAAAATAAACCTAAATAACAAGTACATTGAATAtctgcaaaaatacattttcaaataatcaCAAATCGACACAGATGTATTTCAAATTCCAATGgctttattttatgtatatagttttgtatatatttatatatatttatatatattatatatatactcatgTAACAACTTTTACTCAGTTGCTTGATTATCATCTTTTGTTCAGCTTAAGTTCAAACGACATGACACTAAGACCAAGGCATTCCACATGATCATATCTTACAaaagagtaaagaaaacaacatgacacacacacacactcacactctcacacacacacacacacacacacacacacacacacacatacatacatcaaTGTACAGGTTATCGTGGTTGTTTTGTAGAAagaactgaaaaataaaaaagcagataaAGAGACGAGAGACGAGCCGACAGAGTgagagtgtgaggagagagagagaaaccagatGAACCACTGGAGCCAAACTGGAGGATTCTGTTGCATAGATTGAAGCAAACAGGAGGAGGATGTTTGATGGAAACGGACAGGAcgagagtgacacacacacacacacacacacacgcacatgtacacacacacactaagggAAGCACaggaagttttattttgtctcccaAACAAATCACCGCTGAGGCTCAGAATCTGCCAGACAAGGACGACTGAAGACACGGAGGTCCAGtcactttgagctaaatgctaacgtcagtaTGGTAAcctgctgatgtttagcaggtggGATATTTACTacgttcaccatcttagtttacaTAACAAATAGCATTAGttagctgaggctgatgggaatgttgttagttttgcaggtatttgtttTGGACAAAATTAAGATTTTGACCTGATGAGCTAAATTAAGAGTCTGAGGAATTTATTATTTCCTAACAACACATCCAATAGTTCTTGAGACACTCAAAACTACAACTATAAACCTCATGATAGCGCTAGAGGAAGAGTCAGAGGATCCCCTAAAGTCAGAgggattcatcttctggggaacatgaatgacTTTACGAACTTTAAtgacaatccatcaaatagtttttgagatattttagtctggaaCAAAGAAATAATTTGACTACTTTGACgccaaaaacaagtaaatacagGATTCACTTTTTCTTCATCAGAAGGATTTGAAACAACATTTAGACCTTCTTGTTGTGGAATAAActatatagaaaatataaaactattAATGAACAACAAATGAGTTGTTTTCTGGTCTCAGTGTTTCTTGGATCCTGGCTGACAGATTTGCCAAACAAACGTCTCAACACACTCGGTTCACTTTAACGTGACCACACAGTCCAACATTCATCCACACCTCGatggaaaaacattaaatgtggtCAAGACTTTCGCCATGACGGCCATTTCTGcagagggatgaaaaaaaaaatcaataaatacatttgttatgttATACAGATTTCTAATTTGAGGAGAACTGTTGAGTTGTGTTACGATGAAGTCAGAAGTTTGTATCCAACAGATACTCTGGTAGATTATCACTAACTGTTATTTAATCCCTCTTGCTGTTTGTTAATACATTTAAGGAAATactgttgttctgttgttcCACATGTCTCATCCTGTTGTGAGCTTTTTCTGTATTGTTCAGGTGTAGAAATAGAAATCTGAAGAGGAGATGCTGTGGCtttggcaggtttttttttttgttttgttttttttacatcccgaaaatattaaaatccagaggacttttttttaatggcagtgAATAATCAGATTCAAATTTAGATCCAGagtttacatgtttttcttgAATTACAAATCTGTCCTCACATCAAAACAACGCTGCCCGTCTGACAGAGATGTGAATTAGAGCCTGATCAATAAAATCAGTTTGAACACATGAAtaactaaacatgtttttaaaagtgaatgaaatgaatttggttaatatattatatataatataaaaaatatataatattgggATATTTTCACTGGAGCTAAAGCGATAAGTCAAAATAGGTGTTGATTAATTTCCTgtcaatcaattaatctgcaacaattttgatgtttaaaaatatcaaaatattatcattttgatattttaatgtcAAACGTTCTTTGATTTTAGCTTCTGAAACACGAGGAATTGCTCAACATTTAAactaattgttagttgcagccagACATACTACAGCTGAAGAATAAACTTGTCAGTACACTCTGGTGAACAACCCTAACTTCTAAATTAAAATCTTCTATCAGCCGGCATATTGATACATAAACTGATTTATCCGTGACAAATTAAATCAGTCAACATATCGGTCGTGCTCCAACACAATCAGACATTTTTCAGATGAGAAACAAACTCTATTATCCCCCATTTTTCTCCCATAAACCTGGACCGGCAGAGAGAAGCGGGAGGATAATGGATGATGGAGATCAATGGCTGTGATTGGTGAGATGATGACACCTGCAGAGCAGAAGCCTACCTGAATGTTTCAGGCCTGTTAACTGTCAtc
This portion of the Anoplopoma fimbria isolate UVic2021 breed Golden Eagle Sablefish chromosome 17, Afim_UVic_2022, whole genome shotgun sequence genome encodes:
- the pth4 gene encoding parathyroid hormone 4; the protein is MEMSLRPVQWLAVMLLVVFTTSQCQQNESRRAVTEHQLMHDRGRNIQSLKRLIWLSSAIEGLHTAQTRSADFNPTKVLNLALNPALVPATGNPQPTRVQSLLRDFFNPYLTQQQDREA